In Rahnella variigena, one DNA window encodes the following:
- a CDS encoding M48 metallopeptidase family protein, translated as MPELTYLQGYPENLQAQVRQLIEQERLGKVLLTRYPEPHELTTDKSLYQYTLDLKNQFLRSSSPLSKVAYDNKIHVMKHALGLHTAISRIQGGKLKAKAEIRVATVFKSAPEAFLKMIVVHELAHLKEKEHNKAFYSLCCHMTPDYHQLEFDTRMYLTHLEIFGKLYQ; from the coding sequence ATGCCTGAATTGACCTATCTGCAAGGCTATCCCGAGAATCTTCAGGCTCAGGTTCGCCAGTTAATCGAACAGGAACGTTTAGGTAAAGTGTTGCTGACGCGATACCCCGAGCCGCACGAGCTGACCACTGACAAATCGCTCTATCAGTATACGCTGGACCTGAAAAACCAGTTTTTGCGCAGTTCATCGCCGTTAAGCAAAGTCGCTTATGACAATAAAATCCACGTGATGAAGCACGCGCTGGGGCTGCATACCGCCATATCGCGCATTCAGGGCGGCAAGCTGAAAGCCAAAGCGGAAATCCGCGTCGCGACGGTATTTAAAAGCGCGCCGGAAGCGTTTCTGAAAATGATTGTGGTTCACGAACTCGCGCACCTGAAAGAAAAAGAACACAACAAAGCTTTCTACAGCCTGTGCTGTCATATGACGCCCGACTATCATCAGTTAGAATTCGACACGCGCATGTACCTGACGCATCTGGAAATATTCGGCAAGTTATACCAATAA